One window of the Anguilla rostrata isolate EN2019 chromosome 13, ASM1855537v3, whole genome shotgun sequence genome contains the following:
- the LOC135238260 gene encoding neurofilament medium polypeptide-like, whose translation MEPANHRASSRVFSEVAVGVAVCVHKDLRAAGWAEERAFGAQCWRWARPSMMGVLHKALLEQTGSPGALQAALRGNSAAVTSAIATAIAKSLLTAADTALNAGTATPEEEGQTPAASDPVDTTMQTETPVTSLVKTDAHKTPLEEMDSQKSSLEDSQKTSLEEKTSREEVDSQKTSREEVDSQKISCEEMDSQKISCEEIDSQKTPLEEKTSREEVDSQKTSREEVDSQKISCEEMDSQKISCEETDSQKTPLEEKTSPEEMDYQQMSREEMDSQKTSWEEIDSQKTPLEEKTSLEEMDYQQTSKVEMDSQKTSWEEIDSQNTPLEEKTSQEEKTSREEVDSQRHLGR comes from the coding sequence ATggagccagccaatcacagagcgtCGAGCAGGGTCTTCAGCGAGGtggcggtgggcgtggccgttTGTGTGCACAAAGACCTGCGCGCAGCGGGATGGGCGGAGGAGCGAGCTTTCGGGGCGCAGTGCTGGAGGTGGGCCAGGCCCAGCATGATGGGGGTGCTCCACAAGGCCCTGCTGGAGCAGACCGGCTCACCTGGGGCCCTGCAGGCCGCCCTGAGAGGGAACAGCGCCGCGGTCACCTCCGCCATCGCCACCGCCATCGCCAAGTCCCTTCTCACGGCTGCTGATACAGCCCTGAACGCTGGCACTGCCACGCCCGAGGAAGAGGGGCAGACTCCTGCAGCATCAGATCCTGTGGACACTACAATGCAAACTGAGACACCAGTAACATCTCTGGTGAAGACAGATGCACACAAGACTCCACTGGAGGAAATGGACTCCCAAAAATCATCCCTGGAGGACTCACAAAAAACATCCCTGGAGGAAAAGACATCTCGGGAGGAAGTGGACTCCCAAAAGACATCTCGGGAGGAAGTGGACTCCCAAAAAATATCCTGTGAGGAAATGGACTCCCAGAAGATATCCTGTGAGGAAATTGACTCCCAAAAAACTCCACTGGAGGAAAAGACATCTCGGGAGGAAGTGGACTCCCAAAAGACATCTCGGGAGGAAGTGGACTCCCAAAAAATATCCTGTGAGGAAATGGACTCCCAGAAGATATCCTGTGAGGAAACTGACTCCCAAAAGACTCCACTGGAGGAAAAGACATCCCCGGAGGAAATGGACTACCAACAGATGTCCAGGGAGGAAATGGACTCCCAAAAGACATCCTGGGAGGAAATTGACTCCCAAAAGACTCCACTGGAGGAAAAGACATCCCTGGAGGAAATGGACTACCAACAGACGTCCAAGGTGGAAATGGACTCCCAAAAGACATCCTGGGAGGAAATTGACTCCCAAAACACTCCACTGGAGGAAAAGACATCACAGGAGGAAAAGACATCTCGGGAGGAAGTGGACTCCCAAAGACATCTCGGGAGGTAG
- the LOC135238292 gene encoding coiled-coil domain-containing protein 186-like, which translates to MGRELGMSPSSSEAPPMSAQDTQRAALADLESAALEKAAAAERYSRWYFDARLVARRALRELAEALAHPLACTPHTLSAVVGDTVTGLLGAVMEPANHRASSRAFSEVAVGVAVCVHKDLRAAGWAEERAFGAQCWRWARPSMMGVLHKALLEQTGSPGALQAALRGNSAAVTSAIATAIAKALLTAADTALNAGPATPEEEGQIPAASDPVDTAMQTETPATSLVKTDAHKTTLEEIDSQKTPLEEMDSQKSSLEDSQKTSLEEKTSREEVDSQKTSREEVDSQKISCEEMDSQKISCEEIDSQKTPLEEKTSREEVDSQKTSREEVDSQKISCEEMDSQKISCEEIDSQKTPGGKDIPGGKDYQQSSREEMDSQKSSWEEIDSQKTPLEEETYGGKTPKRLHWRKRHPWRKWTTNRLQEEMDSQKTSWEEIDSQKTPLEEKTSLEENTYREEMDSQKTSLEEMDSQKTSWEEMDSKH; encoded by the exons ATGGGCAGAGAACTGGGAATGAGTCCCAGCAGCTCAGAAGCACCTCCGATGAGCGCCCAGGATACCCAGCGTGCCGCTCTCGCTGACCt GGAGTCTGCAGCTCTGGAGAAAGCAGCGGCTGCAGAGAGGTACTCCAGGTGGTATTTTGATGCCCGCTTGGTCGCGCGTCGGGCATTGCGAGAGCTGGCAGAGGCTCTGGCACACCCGCTCGcctgcaccccccacaccctgtCAGCGGTGGTGGGGGACACCGTCACCGGCCTGCTCGGCGCCGTCATggagccagccaatcacagagcgtCGAGCAGGGCCTTCAGCGAGGtggcggtgggcgtggccgttTGTGTGCACAAAGACCTGCGCGCAGCGGGATGGGCGGAGGAGCGAGCTTTCGGGGCGCAGTGCTGGAGGTGGGCCAGGCCCAGCATGATGGGGGTGCTCCACAAGGCCCTGCTGGAGCAGACCGGCTCACCTGGGGCCCTGCAGGCCGCCCTGAGGGGGAACAGCGCCGCGGTCACCTCCGCCATCGCCACCGCCATCGCCAAGGCCCTTCTCACGGCTGCTGATACAGCCCTGAACGCCGGCCCTGCCACGCCCGAGGAAGAGGGGCAGATTCCTGCAGCATCAGATCCTGTGGACACTGCAATGCAAACTGAGACACCAGCAACATCTCTGGTGAAGACAGATGCACACAAGACTACACTGGAGGAAATTGACTCCCAAAAGACTCCACTGGAGGAAATGGACTCCCAAAAATCATCCCTGGAGGACTCACAAAAAACATCCCTGGAGGAAAAGACATCTCGGGAGGAAGTGGACTCCCAAAAGACATCTCGGGAGGAAGTGGACTCCCAAAAAATATCCTGTGAGGAAATGGACTCCCAGAAGATATCCTGTGAGGAAATTGACTCCCAAAAAACTCCACTGGAGGAAAAGACATCTCGGGAGGAAGTGGACTCCCAAAAGACATCTCGGGAGGAAGTGGACTCCCAAAAAATATCCTGTGAGGAAATGGACTCTCAGAAGATATCCTGTGAGGAAATTGACTCCCAAAAGACTCCTGGAGGAAAAGACATCCCCGGAGGAAAGGACTACCAACAAAGTTCCAGGGAGGAAATGGACTCCCAAAAGTCATCCTGGGAGGAAATTGACTCCCAAAAGACTCCACTGGAGGAAGAGACATACGGAGGAAAGACTCCCAAAAGACTCCACTGGAGGAAAAGACATCCCTGGAGGAAATGGACTACCAACAGACTCCAGGAGGAAATGGACTCCCAAAAGACATCCTGGGAGGAAATTGACTCCCAAAAGACTCCACTGGAGGAAAAGACATCACTGGAGGAAAATACATACCGGGAGGAAATGGACTCCCAAAAGACATCCCTGGAGGAAATGGACTCCCAAAAGACATCCTGGGAGGAAATGGACTCAAAGCACTGA